The segment AACCCCTACACCGGTGAACTGCTGGAAGTGCCGGCGGCGGTGCAGGGCGGTGGCGCCGGGCGTGGGTTCAACTACTCCGTCAGGGGAATACGCCCGACGCCGTTCGTGGACCAGATGCCGGAACGGCCGCCCGCCTACCGGATACTGTCGGGCGGAGGACGCATCTGGCTCACGAAGGAAACCGAGTACCCGCCGGGCATGGCTCAACCCCGCCTGCAGCGGCAGACCATGAACTGCTCACTGGAGGAATTCACCGATCCCGCCCGGGAACGGCTGAACACCCAGTTCGCCTCCACCGTGTTCATGCCATGGCGCAACTGGATGAACATGGGCGACCGACCCGGTCACCTGATCTGGCACGCGGCGGGACTGAAGCTGGATTCGATCGACTCGCTGCCGGCCAACTATCGCGCGCGCCTCGACGCCGAACATCCCGACAAACTGACCGCCCGTCCCGGTTAGACGGGGCGCGGACGAAAGTTCGGCCTACTCCGGCCAGCCTTCCCCAGCGGCGCCCGCCTGCAGGGCGCGGATCTCGTCCAGGTCCGCGGGCGGCCGCAGCCACATGGCCGCCTCCTCCCGGGCCCACTCAAGCAATGCCGGCGGGAACTCGTCCTGGCTCTCGACCCGCCATGACAACATGTGGTAGATCGCATTCCCTTCTCCGGCGAACGGCGGCAGCGCGCCGTAGCGCTGCCAGCTCAATTGGTGGGTTTCGTCCGCCATATCGTTCGAATGAATAAAGAAGTCATAGTTTTCCCACGCCTGGTAGCGATCGCCGCCGGGAACCGGGAAATCCAGGAAGACTGAAGCGGTAATCGCGGTCGTGCTCCGGCCCAGCTTGCGCACCTGCATGCCGTTTCGGGACTTGATTCTCTGGACGCTCTCGCCGACACCCTGTTCGACGTCCCCGTAGATGCGCCCGTCCCGCATGCGGTAGCGGATGAGCTGGTAGGGATAGGCGATCGGCTGCACCGGCCGGCCCTTGTACTCGGTGAGGATTTCTCCGCTGACCGGATCGGTATACGTGTAGGTCTTTCGCGTCAGGTGAATGACGGCGCCGTCCGGATCGTCGGGCCAGATCACCGTGGAGCTGTCAAAACCGATCATCCCCAGCAGCTTTTCGCCGGAGGGATAGTCATAAACGCCGCCCTCCGAAACCCAGTGGACCGGGGCGCCGGTGCCCGCCCGCGCGTCGACCCAGGTCCGCAGCACCTCCGGCGCCGCAGCGCGGGATACCGGTGGTTCGCCGGCGGCGCCACCCGGCGCATGAACAGCCGCGCAGGCAGCAAGAAGGAGTACAGGAATTGTTCGCATGGTTGTCCCCCGATGGAAATGTGCGGTGTATGTCCGGCGTCAAGCATAAGCCAGAATCACCGCGATTCCGAGCAGTTGGGCCGGCGGGATTTTTGCGGGCGCGGGTAGAATAGGGCTTCGGTTAGCGTGTTCTCGCGGAGACCCCATGTCGGAGTATCGGCCCCCAGTCGACGAAATGCTCTTTATCCTGGACTCGATTGCCGGGATCGATAATGTCGCCCGGCTTCCGGGCTGCGAAGAGGTAACGACAGACCTGGCGCGCGCCGTGATGGATGAGGCCGGCGAACTGGCGGCCAACGTGCTGGCGCCGCTGAACGCCGCCGGAGATCAGGCCGGGAGCGCCGTGCTGAACGGCGAGGTCCATGTCCCGGACAGCTTCCGCGAGGCGTACCAGTCCTTCGTCGAAGGCGGCTGGGGCGGGATTTCGGCGCCGGAGGCATACGGCGGCCAGGATTTGCCGCAGCTCATTTCCATGCCGGTCCAGGAGATGTGGCAATCGGCCAACCTGGCCTGGTCGCTCTGTCCCCTGTTGAGCCAGGGCGCGCTGCATGCCCTGGAGCTGCACGCCAGCGAGGACCTCAGGCAGCAATTCCTGCCGCGACTGGTCAGCGGCGAGTGGACCGGCACCATGAACCTCACCGAGCCGCAGGCGGGCTCCGATCTGGGACTGGTGCGCTGCCAGGCCAAACGCGAAAACGGGCACTACCTGATCAACGGCCAGAAGATCTTCATTACCTTCGGCGACCATGACATGGCCGGCAACATCCTGCACCTGGTGCTGGCGCGACTTCCCGATGCGCCGCAGGGCACTCGAGGGCTTTCGCTGTTTTTGGTCCCCAAGGTAATCCCGGACGAGAACGGCGAGCCCGACCGGCCCAACAACGTGCGTGCCGTCTCGGTGGAGCACAAGCTGGGGCTGCACGCCAGCCCGACCTGCGTCATGAGCTACGAGGACGCCGTGGGCTACCTGGTCGGCCAGGAGAACCACGGTCTTCCGCACATGTTCGCGATGATGAACGACGCCCGGGTGTCGGTGGGACTGCAGGGGGTGGCGATCGCGGAACGGGCCTATCAGCAGGCCCTGGAGTACGCGCGCAACCGCATGCAAGGCAAGGCGCCCGGAAGCGCCGGCACCGTCTCCATTCTGCGCCACCCGGACGTGCGGCGCATGCTGATGGAAATGAAATCGCAGATCTTCGCGATGCGCTCGCTGTGTTACATGGCCGCCCTGCATACCGACCATACGCGCCGCCACCCGGACGAGGACAGGCGAGCCTGGCACCAGCGCCGGCTGGACCTGCTTACCCCGATCGTCAAGGGCTGGATATGCGAAGTGGCGATCGAGTTGACGTCGATCGGCATACAGGTGCATGGCGGCATGGGCTACGTGGAGGAGACGGGCGCGGCGCAGCACTATCGCGACGCCCGGATCATCACGATCTACGAGGGCAC is part of the Gammaproteobacteria bacterium genome and harbors:
- a CDS encoding DUF1838 domain-containing protein translates to MRTIPVLLLAACAAVHAPGGAAGEPPVSRAAAPEVLRTWVDARAGTGAPVHWVSEGGVYDYPSGEKLLGMIGFDSSTVIWPDDPDGAVIHLTRKTYTYTDPVSGEILTEYKGRPVQPIAYPYQLIRYRMRDGRIYGDVEQGVGESVQRIKSRNGMQVRKLGRSTTAITASVFLDFPVPGGDRYQAWENYDFFIHSNDMADETHQLSWQRYGALPPFAGEGNAIYHMLSWRVESQDEFPPALLEWAREEAAMWLRPPADLDEIRALQAGAAGEGWPE
- a CDS encoding acyl-CoA dehydrogenase; protein product: MSEYRPPVDEMLFILDSIAGIDNVARLPGCEEVTTDLARAVMDEAGELAANVLAPLNAAGDQAGSAVLNGEVHVPDSFREAYQSFVEGGWGGISAPEAYGGQDLPQLISMPVQEMWQSANLAWSLCPLLSQGALHALELHASEDLRQQFLPRLVSGEWTGTMNLTEPQAGSDLGLVRCQAKRENGHYLINGQKIFITFGDHDMAGNILHLVLARLPDAPQGTRGLSLFLVPKVIPDENGEPDRPNNVRAVSVEHKLGLHASPTCVMSYEDAVGYLVGQENHGLPHMFAMMNDARVSVGLQGVAIAERAYQQALEYARNRMQGKAPGSAGTVSILRHPDVRRMLMEMKSQIFAMRSLCYMAALHTDHTRRHPDEDRRAWHQRRLDLLTPIVKGWICEVAIELTSIGIQVHGGMGYVEETGAAQHYRDARIITIYEGTSGIQAGDLVGRKIIRDKGRALGELLEEIGDTLASAEALPAEDRIVAEALRDGLDEAASTLDWFRRELGVDDDLPGSVAFNLMMMLGYLCGGWLHARSAVAAAGATDRQDMQARRVCARFYAEHLMPQVAARARRVRAGAANTMALSEEQF
- a CDS encoding DUF1838 domain-containing protein, coding for MTSDTGLSRRELLAGAGGLAVLGAPFSALAAGDSPTEINLATPRDNLLALVRIQASLREEDVPWWYSGIIYGAEDGQAPRLLFAFEGMEMYWMRHLEDGEFELIGHTVSFLKDGQTGEWLREWRNPYTGELLEVPAAVQGGGAGRGFNYSVRGIRPTPFVDQMPERPPAYRILSGGGRIWLTKETEYPPGMAQPRLQRQTMNCSLEEFTDPARERLNTQFASTVFMPWRNWMNMGDRPGHLIWHAAGLKLDSIDSLPANYRARLDAEHPDKLTARPG